The following proteins are encoded in a genomic region of [Eubacterium] hominis:
- a CDS encoding MoxR family ATPase, translated as MNLANQILTEVKKAVVGKDEVLEKILMVILSKGHILLEDIPGVGKTTIAVAFSKAMSLETRRIQFTVDVLPSDVVGFTSIDHETGKLRLHPGAVFCNIFLADEINRTSSKTQAALLEVMEEGNITVDGYTQKAKDPFCVIATQNPFGSAGTQLLPESQLDRFMIRLSIGYPSLADEKDILKRKSERDPMLEVHAAASREDIIQMSKEVEQVYVHEDILDYIVALIDATRHHTSILQGASPRASISLMQLSKANAYLHDRDYVVPKDVQDIFFDVIGHRVIMGTSASETKDVLMGILHETKIKKSK; from the coding sequence ATGAATCTGGCAAATCAGATTTTAACGGAAGTAAAAAAGGCAGTTGTGGGAAAAGATGAAGTATTAGAGAAAATATTAATGGTGATTTTATCCAAAGGGCATATTCTGCTGGAGGATATCCCAGGTGTTGGCAAGACAACCATTGCGGTAGCATTCAGTAAAGCGATGTCTTTGGAAACAAGAAGAATTCAGTTTACTGTGGATGTTTTACCAAGTGATGTTGTGGGATTTACAAGTATTGATCATGAAACGGGAAAGCTGCGCTTACATCCTGGAGCAGTATTTTGTAATATCTTTCTAGCGGATGAAATCAATCGTACCAGCTCTAAAACACAGGCCGCCTTATTAGAAGTTATGGAAGAAGGCAATATCACAGTAGATGGATATACACAAAAGGCGAAAGATCCTTTTTGTGTCATTGCGACACAGAATCCTTTTGGTTCTGCGGGAACACAGCTGTTGCCAGAAAGTCAGCTGGATCGTTTTATGATACGTTTAAGTATTGGATATCCCAGCCTTGCGGATGAAAAGGATATATTAAAAAGAAAAAGTGAAAGAGATCCAATGCTGGAGGTACATGCGGCAGCAAGTCGTGAAGATATCATCCAAATGAGCAAAGAGGTAGAACAGGTTTATGTGCATGAAGATATTTTAGATTACATTGTTGCGCTGATTGATGCGACAAGACATCATACTTCCATTTTACAAGGTGCCAGTCCCCGTGCAAGTATTTCCTTAATGCAGTTATCAAAGGCCAATGCCTACCTGCATGATCGAGATTATGTTGTGCCAAAGGATGTACAGGATATTTTCTTTGATGTGATTGGACATCGTGTGATCATGGGCACGAGTGCTTCAGAAACCAAAGATGTATTGATGGGAATTCTACATGAAACGAAAATCAAAAAATCGAAATAA
- a CDS encoding alpha-glucosidase: MKQWWQKEVVYQIYPKSFYDSNHDGIGDVQGIIQKLDYLKELGVTMLWICPIYASPMDDNGYDISDYYAIHPQFGTMEDVEELIQKAKAMGIKIIMDLVVNHTSDEHAWFQEAIKNPDSPYRDFYIFKEGKEGHAPTNWRSIFGGSVWEKVPNEDNMYYFHAFQKKQPDLNWENPKMRQAIYDMINWWLDKGIAGFRVDAINFIKKNQAYPDGIADGTDGLCSCIDYSRNQEGIEVFFQELRKHTFDRHECMSVAEACGVPYRQLAPFIDEKDGCFSMMFDFNYCDFDIGDHEEWFIRKTWTPKEYRDMLFLSQQEVNALGWVASFLENHDQPRSVNKLIPIDEERNYYSKTMLGAMYFFLRGVPFIYQGQEIGMENACRHSIEEFDDCSSINQYHRALEEGFTEKEALHFVNMRSRDNARTPMQWNDATYAGFSDTAPWLALNDNYHMINVEKDRQDVHSIFKFYQAMIQLRQNSEYSDILTYGDFKGMKYQDEILAYQRSYEGHVVEVICNYSNTSQSVKLDGDIQVLLSNDDKIDGGLHLRPYGCVVVSIK; encoded by the coding sequence ATGAAACAATGGTGGCAAAAAGAAGTCGTATATCAAATATATCCTAAGAGCTTTTATGACAGTAATCATGATGGCATTGGTGATGTTCAAGGGATTATTCAAAAACTGGATTATTTAAAAGAATTAGGTGTAACAATGCTTTGGATATGTCCAATATATGCATCTCCCATGGATGATAATGGCTATGATATATCGGATTATTATGCGATTCATCCTCAATTTGGGACAATGGAAGATGTAGAAGAATTAATTCAAAAGGCGAAGGCAATGGGAATCAAGATCATTATGGATTTGGTTGTTAATCATACCAGTGATGAGCATGCATGGTTTCAAGAAGCAATAAAGAATCCAGATAGCCCATATCGTGATTTTTACATATTCAAAGAAGGAAAAGAGGGTCATGCGCCAACAAACTGGCGTAGTATCTTTGGTGGCAGTGTATGGGAGAAGGTGCCGAATGAAGATAACATGTATTATTTCCATGCCTTTCAGAAGAAACAACCGGATTTAAACTGGGAAAATCCAAAGATGCGCCAGGCAATCTATGATATGATCAATTGGTGGCTGGATAAAGGAATTGCCGGTTTTCGTGTAGATGCGATTAATTTTATCAAGAAGAATCAGGCATATCCTGATGGCATAGCAGATGGTACTGATGGATTATGCAGCTGTATCGATTATAGCCGTAATCAGGAAGGTATAGAAGTGTTCTTTCAGGAATTACGTAAGCATACCTTTGATCGACATGAATGTATGAGCGTAGCGGAAGCATGTGGTGTACCATATCGACAATTGGCTCCATTTATTGATGAAAAAGATGGATGTTTCTCTATGATGTTTGATTTTAATTATTGTGATTTTGATATTGGAGATCATGAAGAATGGTTTATACGTAAAACATGGACACCAAAAGAATATCGCGATATGTTGTTTTTAAGCCAGCAGGAAGTAAATGCATTAGGATGGGTCGCAAGCTTTTTAGAGAACCATGATCAGCCAAGAAGTGTAAATAAATTAATACCGATAGATGAAGAACGTAATTACTATAGTAAAACGATGTTGGGGGCAATGTATTTCTTTTTACGAGGCGTGCCTTTCATTTATCAAGGACAGGAAATCGGTATGGAAAATGCTTGTCGCCATAGTATAGAAGAATTTGATGACTGTAGCAGTATCAATCAATATCACAGAGCATTAGAAGAAGGTTTTACTGAAAAAGAAGCCCTTCATTTTGTGAATATGCGAAGCAGAGATAATGCAAGAACACCAATGCAGTGGAATGATGCAACATATGCTGGATTTAGTGATACAGCACCATGGCTTGCGTTAAACGATAACTATCATATGATCAATGTGGAAAAAGACAGACAAGATGTGCATAGCATTTTTAAGTTCTATCAGGCGATGATTCAACTACGTCAAAATAGTGAATATAGTGATATATTGACATATGGTGATTTTAAAGGAATGAAGTACCAGGATGAAATACTAGCTTATCAAAGAAGTTACGAGGGGCATGTTGTAGAGGTTATTTGTAATTATTCAAATACATCGCAAAGTGTGAAGCTGGATGGAGATATTCAAGTGTTATTAAGCAATGATGACAAGATTGATGGAGGGTTGCATTTACGTCCTTATGGATGTGTGGTCGTATCCATCAAATAG